In a single window of the Planctomycetaceae bacterium genome:
- a CDS encoding TIR domain-containing protein, with amino-acid sequence MKLFFNYRRDDTDDLAGRLHDRLSVEFGAENIFKDVDSIRPGQNWRVALERSIASSDIVLAIIGKQWLTITDELGQRRIDAEEDFVRFELEAARRAGKIILPVVVKGASIPNPSLLPESIRWLCDFQQSELRADPFFKDDVARLLAELVRIRDRLKDQQAKVSAMPAGNRNVSHEAGGILRCSSCHAQCDRSSQYCDVCGAGLWTTCPSCELPVPQNQVFCSGCGSNLPKLRELIEFTEKTEKRFARTLAIADPGERMHSMATLAREIEAAIRIYPKHQPLAHLHFQATEVHRRSARDLADAVYESGKLDLAREQYTLLKQIDPLSEHANVQLAAIDARFKADAKAYRERIAKGDFKRAIEIILKLVDAFPEDRQLREDLQQCQAIQDRIVRLIPEGIRDLKRRKQFLALEQELLWLRQQKIPVRKLDEWLQETKSIVRQANHEFLQAQSELREGRFRQTRKLANVVLNLTADHAGARELLAATSGTELMIAKLNGLLRKQQYCAANQLVKKLAEDNISDPRVIRLAAATNVEITTLDSSIRLILMLFIVAFVPGYIIGNKVFEQLQLSPSATGSLVQTLIWLASISAIPVFLATVLTFALPNGAERISRFVFDWLPFGRLTRMKKPAGEQNSESDEEEELSNTAELDSPAIETPIPEHSVPGHDVATVSDSSLQTSPAEVQVKDAGSVNTTRLSGDDPPDPLLTVGADRSAGLLEMLSVGVLLYCVSVACGNNLWNWLLGLRFDASVETDARTVEILRPFSSVFPLLGAAVIAVFIESASRWRRILTAGGIGILIQLLTAILFPTAAKSIQAIVLGLILLLVISEVRRVSVGRVLLVQLGALTGATLVFSAAILPLLLAAILLGFESRSIPAASFLQVCLTSLLMCQIYVSGSSAGSLQISRLAADYPAVRGTMSIGAGWIAAAIITISVSWLTSIVREEWHGVAKWVLLIFMLQMIPFGLSGRLGLRSQRLWLLVSVVWTTTVAALWWLLPTSALLMFPVTFAFSAISLLRLETCNVFTHWNTIWQQIRVRHSRRMFVIRQVLRRN; translated from the coding sequence ATGAAACTGTTTTTCAATTACCGACGCGATGACACAGACGATTTGGCTGGACGTCTGCATGATCGATTGTCGGTAGAATTCGGCGCGGAGAATATTTTTAAGGACGTCGATTCCATCCGACCGGGCCAAAACTGGCGAGTCGCACTGGAGCGGTCGATTGCTTCGTCGGATATCGTTTTGGCGATCATCGGAAAGCAATGGCTGACAATTACGGATGAGTTGGGGCAGCGACGGATCGATGCGGAAGAGGATTTTGTACGTTTTGAGCTCGAGGCGGCTCGCAGAGCTGGCAAGATCATTTTGCCAGTTGTTGTCAAAGGGGCCAGCATCCCCAATCCGTCGCTGCTGCCTGAGTCCATCCGGTGGCTTTGTGATTTTCAGCAGTCTGAACTGCGAGCAGATCCATTCTTCAAGGACGATGTTGCCCGACTCCTGGCCGAGCTCGTGCGAATTCGGGACCGGCTCAAAGATCAGCAGGCTAAAGTCAGTGCTATGCCTGCCGGAAACAGAAATGTCAGCCACGAAGCCGGAGGGATTCTGCGATGCAGCAGCTGCCATGCCCAGTGTGATCGTTCCAGTCAATACTGTGACGTCTGCGGGGCCGGGTTATGGACGACATGCCCATCGTGCGAATTGCCAGTACCACAGAATCAGGTGTTTTGCAGCGGCTGTGGCAGCAATCTTCCAAAGCTGCGAGAGTTGATTGAGTTTACTGAAAAGACCGAAAAGCGGTTTGCAAGAACTCTGGCGATCGCAGATCCCGGGGAGCGTATGCATTCGATGGCAACCCTGGCTCGTGAGATTGAAGCCGCCATCCGCATTTATCCAAAGCATCAGCCTCTGGCACATCTGCATTTTCAGGCGACGGAAGTTCATCGCAGGTCCGCGCGTGACCTGGCGGACGCTGTTTACGAATCCGGAAAGCTGGATCTTGCCCGAGAACAGTATACCCTGCTCAAGCAAATTGACCCTCTCAGCGAACATGCCAACGTGCAACTCGCGGCAATCGATGCTCGCTTCAAAGCGGACGCGAAAGCCTATCGAGAGCGGATTGCAAAGGGTGATTTCAAAAGGGCCATCGAAATCATCCTCAAGCTGGTCGATGCTTTCCCGGAGGACAGGCAGCTACGGGAGGACTTGCAGCAGTGTCAGGCGATACAGGACCGAATTGTTCGACTGATTCCTGAAGGTATCAGAGATCTGAAACGGCGGAAACAGTTTCTGGCGCTGGAGCAGGAGCTGCTGTGGCTCCGTCAACAAAAGATTCCTGTCAGGAAGCTTGACGAATGGCTTCAGGAAACGAAATCCATCGTTCGGCAGGCAAACCATGAATTCCTGCAGGCACAAAGTGAATTGCGAGAGGGCCGCTTTCGACAGACCAGAAAACTTGCAAATGTCGTACTGAATCTTACTGCAGACCACGCAGGTGCCCGGGAACTGCTGGCTGCAACCAGTGGTACGGAATTAATGATTGCGAAGCTCAACGGATTGCTGCGAAAACAGCAGTACTGTGCGGCTAATCAACTGGTAAAAAAGCTGGCGGAAGACAACATCTCGGATCCCAGAGTGATACGACTGGCGGCAGCAACAAATGTCGAAATCACGACACTGGATTCGTCGATTCGACTGATACTGATGTTGTTTATCGTCGCGTTTGTCCCGGGATATATCATCGGAAACAAAGTCTTTGAACAGCTGCAACTCAGCCCTTCAGCCACTGGTAGTCTTGTACAAACTCTCATCTGGTTGGCGAGTATTTCTGCGATCCCGGTATTTCTTGCCACTGTGTTGACGTTTGCCTTACCCAATGGCGCAGAAAGAATCTCTCGTTTTGTCTTTGACTGGCTGCCATTCGGTCGTCTGACAAGAATGAAGAAACCTGCAGGCGAGCAAAATTCCGAATCTGACGAAGAGGAAGAACTGAGCAACACCGCAGAACTGGATTCACCGGCAATTGAGACGCCCATTCCCGAACATTCCGTTCCCGGACATGATGTCGCCACCGTATCGGATAGTTCTCTGCAGACTTCGCCAGCGGAAGTGCAGGTCAAAGATGCGGGATCGGTGAACACAACTCGTCTCTCAGGAGACGATCCCCCTGACCCATTGCTGACGGTGGGGGCGGATCGTTCTGCCGGTCTGCTGGAAATGCTGTCCGTTGGTGTTCTTTTGTATTGCGTGTCCGTCGCGTGCGGAAACAACTTGTGGAACTGGTTACTTGGCCTGCGTTTTGATGCCTCGGTCGAAACGGATGCCAGGACGGTTGAAATACTCCGTCCGTTTTCAAGCGTCTTTCCATTGCTCGGGGCAGCAGTGATCGCGGTTTTCATCGAATCGGCATCCCGATGGCGTCGTATCCTGACCGCTGGTGGAATCGGAATTCTCATCCAACTGCTGACCGCCATCCTTTTTCCGACAGCGGCGAAGTCCATCCAGGCAATCGTTCTTGGATTGATTCTTCTGTTGGTCATTTCCGAAGTGCGACGCGTATCCGTTGGCCGTGTCCTGCTCGTTCAGTTGGGCGCATTGACTGGAGCAACTTTGGTGTTTTCGGCAGCAATCCTGCCTCTGTTGCTTGCAGCAATTCTGCTGGGCTTTGAAAGCCGGTCGATTCCAGCGGCGTCTTTTTTGCAGGTGTGCCTGACATCGTTATTAATGTGCCAGATCTACGTTTCTGGTTCTTCTGCTGGTTCACTGCAGATTTCACGACTAGCGGCTGACTATCCGGCAGTTCGCGGCACCATGTCGATTGGTGCGGGCTGGATCGCTGCGGCAATCATTACGATTTCGGTTAGCTGGCTCACGTCTATTGTCCGTGAAGAATGGCACGGCGTTGCAAAGTGGGTACTTCTTATCTTCATGCTGCAGATGATACCTTTCGGTTTATCAGGCAGACTCGGACTGCGTTCTCAGCGGCTTTGGTTACTGGTGAGCGTGGTCTGGACCACAACAGTTGCGGCCTTGTGGTGGCTACTGCCGACATCAGCTCTGCTTATGTTCCCCGTCACATTTGCATTCAGTGCGATCAGCCTGCTTCGGCTGGAAACCTGCAACGTATTTACTCACTGGAACACTATCTGGCAGCAAATAAGGGTCAGACACTCAAGGCGTATGTTCGTCATCCGGCAAGTTCTTCGCCGCAACTGA
- a CDS encoding VWA domain-containing protein → MLQYFMNPLALTGLLGVSLAVIAHLISRRRFDVVQWGAMQFLNPARKTRRKLKLEELLLMLIRMSMIALLVMAVTRPWLPSGLFSGYRSMGSRAIVLVIDGSNSMTRGDGLNTLHQNAKRRAAEFLETLGPGDSVSVIDARDQPRLVVESPLQDLQLVKKAIDAIPDAGGSIDVRTSVEQAIAVLSKSSASAREIVLLTDRQRAGWDAADDASWARIEDLMTFPTIKPRFWSIDVSQHLAPVRQNIAIGKIELPRDLTVPGFPVRLNTRIHNSGADDRDTDIRLLLNGQPLAEHTQKIRIPGQSAASVEFEVRLNQVGTQVLSVAASAADDAIQADDVSHCAIVVTTALPVLLVNGRPSLDPFERETFFVETALGASEETPWISAKTVDQHDVTRADIDRAAMVILADVVSLPEGIASYLAEYASRGNGIFISPGPQTNSDNFQELFGATGLLAGVKLDRLREAPPDDTRRVHVDQNSLQTGWLSRFRSDTARSFLTASYEKWWLSLLTEPIPNPLFSATNSSDPPDATDETSIDLSPTLTDPDEVNPRPNVLISLTTGDPLLLQCSHGEGNVLLFNSSLTRQWNNLPTTADFVPFLYEAVLQSASSRIRHNVEVGAPLMASAPPQTDNISVDLSLAGFVDPSREFHAAEAPKGNEVGDPSTFLLSRTWLPGVYDFVRSSPDATGAEVLSDDRLDRFVVNYDHAEDDFTELTADDRGRLRVNDRVRFVDNVLELAKSMYGDESRTELWAILIFLFPCFLLLELFVTRRLIRSGYSQTADKTN, encoded by the coding sequence ATGCTCCAGTACTTCATGAATCCCCTGGCGCTGACTGGTCTGCTTGGCGTAAGCCTGGCCGTCATTGCCCATCTGATCAGTCGCCGACGGTTTGATGTTGTCCAGTGGGGAGCCATGCAGTTTCTGAACCCGGCCCGAAAGACGCGCCGCAAGCTCAAACTCGAAGAACTGCTGCTGATGCTCATCCGTATGAGCATGATTGCGCTGCTTGTTATGGCAGTTACACGGCCCTGGCTGCCAAGCGGCCTTTTTTCGGGTTACCGATCCATGGGATCGCGCGCAATCGTCCTCGTCATTGACGGTTCCAATTCGATGACGCGAGGTGATGGATTAAACACACTGCACCAGAATGCAAAACGACGTGCGGCCGAATTTCTGGAGACGCTCGGTCCAGGAGACAGTGTTTCTGTCATTGACGCGCGCGACCAACCGAGGCTTGTCGTTGAATCTCCACTGCAGGATCTCCAGTTGGTGAAAAAAGCAATTGATGCCATTCCCGATGCGGGAGGGTCGATCGATGTCAGGACTTCCGTGGAACAGGCAATAGCCGTTTTGTCAAAGTCCAGCGCCTCGGCTCGCGAGATTGTCTTGCTCACGGACCGACAGCGAGCGGGCTGGGATGCAGCAGATGATGCCAGCTGGGCTCGCATAGAAGACCTCATGACTTTCCCGACCATCAAACCCAGGTTTTGGTCCATCGACGTATCACAGCATCTGGCTCCTGTCCGACAGAACATCGCCATCGGGAAAATCGAACTGCCCCGCGATTTGACCGTTCCCGGTTTTCCGGTGCGACTCAATACCCGGATCCACAATAGTGGAGCGGATGATCGGGATACAGACATTCGATTGCTGCTGAATGGCCAGCCACTTGCCGAACATACGCAGAAGATTCGAATCCCGGGCCAAAGCGCGGCATCGGTTGAATTCGAAGTCCGCCTGAACCAGGTCGGGACTCAGGTGCTAAGTGTTGCCGCCAGCGCTGCAGACGATGCAATTCAGGCAGATGACGTCAGTCATTGCGCGATTGTCGTAACCACCGCATTACCTGTTCTGCTGGTCAATGGTCGTCCATCCCTGGATCCTTTCGAACGTGAGACGTTTTTCGTGGAAACCGCACTCGGGGCGTCCGAAGAAACCCCCTGGATCTCAGCGAAAACGGTTGATCAGCATGACGTCACGCGAGCTGATATCGATCGGGCTGCGATGGTGATTCTGGCTGATGTGGTCTCTCTACCGGAAGGCATTGCCTCTTATCTGGCAGAGTACGCCAGCAGAGGAAACGGTATCTTTATTTCGCCAGGACCCCAGACGAACTCAGACAACTTTCAGGAACTGTTCGGGGCGACCGGCTTACTGGCCGGAGTAAAGCTTGATCGTCTTCGCGAAGCTCCTCCGGATGATACTCGACGGGTTCATGTCGATCAGAATTCGCTGCAGACGGGATGGTTGAGCCGATTTCGCTCTGACACCGCTCGCTCATTTCTGACTGCCAGTTACGAAAAATGGTGGCTGTCGTTGCTCACAGAACCGATTCCGAACCCACTGTTCAGTGCCACGAATTCCTCAGATCCGCCGGATGCCACGGACGAGACCAGCATCGATCTGAGTCCGACCCTGACGGATCCAGACGAAGTGAATCCACGCCCTAACGTACTCATCTCTCTGACCACGGGCGACCCTCTGTTGCTTCAATGCAGTCACGGAGAAGGAAATGTGCTGCTTTTTAATTCGTCACTGACTCGTCAATGGAACAACCTCCCGACCACCGCCGATTTCGTTCCGTTCCTGTATGAAGCTGTCCTTCAGTCCGCGTCTTCGCGCATCCGCCACAATGTCGAGGTCGGCGCACCACTGATGGCATCAGCGCCGCCACAGACGGACAACATTTCCGTTGATCTGTCGCTGGCTGGCTTTGTCGATCCGTCCAGGGAGTTTCACGCCGCTGAGGCTCCCAAAGGAAACGAAGTCGGCGATCCATCGACTTTTCTTCTGTCCCGAACATGGCTGCCGGGAGTCTACGATTTCGTTCGGTCATCGCCAGATGCCACTGGTGCCGAAGTCTTGTCCGATGACCGACTGGATCGATTCGTGGTCAACTACGATCACGCTGAAGACGACTTTACGGAACTCACTGCGGATGATCGAGGACGACTGCGGGTCAACGACCGTGTTCGCTTTGTGGATAATGTGCTTGAACTGGCGAAGTCGATGTACGGAGACGAATCGCGCACAGAACTGTGGGCGATTCTGATTTTCCTGTTTCCCTGCTTTCTGCTGCTCGAACTCTTCGTCACTCGCCGTCTCATTCGAAGCGGATACAGCCAGACAGCAGACAAGACGAATTAG
- a CDS encoding class I SAM-dependent methyltransferase, with amino-acid sequence MLPRTPEPEVMDTVDDAVDYDQMDHSHVNQLFVDDFLEALREWAGGDLNSLSASLQIVDLGTGTAQIPVRLLQSWPQCRPISACDLSVEMLRLAKRNICNSGFDGHIHPVFCDAKRLPFGDHSVDVIVSNSIVHHIPEPAAIFAEVARCLVKGGLLFFRDLLRPATQNHVEELVMLYAANEAPHAQTMFRESLHAALTIDEVKQLLADAGLHGAKVHQTSDRHWTAIVGKANA; translated from the coding sequence ATGCTGCCAAGAACGCCTGAACCCGAAGTCATGGATACTGTGGACGACGCTGTCGACTACGATCAAATGGATCATAGTCATGTCAATCAGTTGTTTGTGGATGATTTTCTGGAGGCCTTGAGGGAATGGGCGGGCGGTGATCTGAACAGCTTATCCGCTTCATTACAAATCGTGGATCTGGGGACAGGAACGGCGCAGATTCCTGTGCGCCTGCTTCAGTCTTGGCCTCAATGCCGTCCGATCTCCGCCTGCGACCTGTCGGTCGAAATGCTCCGACTCGCAAAACGCAACATCTGCAACAGTGGATTCGACGGGCATATTCACCCGGTATTTTGCGACGCAAAGCGACTTCCATTCGGGGATCATTCTGTCGACGTAATTGTGTCGAACAGTATCGTGCACCACATTCCGGAACCCGCAGCGATTTTTGCAGAGGTGGCCCGGTGCCTGGTGAAAGGTGGCCTTTTGTTCTTCCGTGACCTGCTTCGACCAGCTACCCAGAATCATGTGGAAGAATTGGTGATGCTGTATGCCGCAAACGAAGCGCCTCATGCGCAGACGATGTTTCGGGAATCGCTCCACGCTGCGCTCACCATCGATGAAGTAAAACAGTTGCTTGCCGATGCCGGACTTCACGGTGCAAAGGTTCACCAGACCAGCGATCGGCACTGGACAGCGATCGTCGGCAAGGCCAATGCCTGA
- a CDS encoding NAD-binding protein translates to MPENDKSGVSQSNGRQSTGTVANVPDGSSALIGVLILFVVAFVIVASGFEPPSQSRTKQPEGSVEDGMPITKQPPPDTTHSDAKSDTRDLKTDGPAEVSPDRGSPGSQMPESAKATVCNTGRPLTASGYFSSLYFYGLVGVLLLLMGIAILRRRFPYHYRMLSSWCIRWSGFAVIALGLLVLAFGSFGFAADNQYKAESIVAGLYDTFQIFAFNVEPSRLTNQSLQWAAGFAMMLALTVASRGILVLFHDSWEKLQLLNVSGHIIVCGLGRIGRQLVADLIDMKDRRLIVVIEPDEGNPNLKWARDHGILCIVGDATKRENLVESAVARAAEVFLVTGRDECNIESTVEIRDILNAFGRRTTWYGSTLAPLRCFAHIMDRDLAIALRNRADAIELGTNRLMDIEVFNALERTSRRLLADIANATLFGDEMRPNESHEVAHFVMLGFGRFGQTLALHLGELAHFENGKRLRLTVVDDDIEKKAKEFAAKNPRFGPDLNAIREWNFNEDADHWSSRIYRPLERVRLSDQDAPLGIEYVCNIHYAKYTEATDENFLGEMVPAIERRGVKPVILVCFEDDRRNFATAERLNAKLRTIEKRCPIFVWIPRQRELSQLLTEQRTSKEQTLSRKGCELFPFGQCYGSVSYLEVTQGWTDWLARLIHLVWMQSSDSRFDSHIASLQSACSATNPGPAFSHLDWQSLEKTARDIWNTITEEDRASNRSAAIHSVLKAAALGYRIEGVAEDIAEGSSLSPLDESTSEKIRIMEHNRWTAERLISGWRYDKTNSKLRKTRWQITPWEHLSPELHGANPESTPEAGPATDERTKDQKIVSLLIGLLHSGKLKHSAADHKTSTSFAAIDSGG, encoded by the coding sequence ATGCCGGAGAACGATAAGAGTGGCGTTTCACAGTCGAATGGCCGTCAATCCACCGGGACTGTTGCCAATGTCCCAGACGGCTCGTCGGCCCTGATTGGCGTACTGATCCTCTTCGTGGTGGCGTTCGTTATTGTCGCCTCCGGCTTCGAACCACCTTCGCAGAGTCGTACAAAGCAACCTGAGGGTTCGGTCGAAGATGGCATGCCAATTACGAAGCAGCCGCCCCCGGACACCACTCATTCGGATGCAAAATCTGACACTCGTGATTTAAAGACGGATGGCCCCGCCGAAGTATCTCCAGATCGAGGGTCGCCGGGATCACAAATGCCGGAATCTGCAAAGGCGACCGTCTGTAACACCGGGCGGCCCCTGACTGCTTCAGGCTACTTCAGCAGTCTCTACTTTTATGGCCTTGTGGGAGTGCTGTTGCTGTTGATGGGGATCGCCATTCTGCGCCGACGGTTCCCTTACCATTATCGAATGCTGAGTTCATGGTGCATTCGCTGGAGTGGCTTTGCCGTGATTGCACTGGGGCTGCTGGTCCTGGCGTTTGGCAGTTTTGGATTCGCAGCCGACAATCAGTACAAGGCGGAGTCTATCGTCGCAGGACTCTATGACACGTTTCAGATTTTTGCGTTTAACGTCGAGCCGAGCCGACTGACGAACCAAAGCCTGCAATGGGCAGCTGGATTTGCCATGATGCTGGCGCTCACCGTAGCGTCTCGCGGTATTCTGGTATTGTTCCATGACTCCTGGGAGAAGTTGCAGCTTCTCAACGTTTCCGGGCATATTATCGTCTGCGGGCTCGGTCGAATTGGACGTCAACTGGTCGCCGATCTGATCGACATGAAAGATCGCCGTTTGATTGTTGTCATCGAACCGGACGAGGGTAACCCCAACCTGAAGTGGGCTCGCGACCACGGAATCCTTTGCATTGTCGGTGATGCGACAAAAAGAGAAAACCTTGTCGAATCGGCCGTTGCCAGAGCCGCCGAGGTATTTCTCGTCACAGGCAGGGACGAATGCAATATCGAGAGTACGGTTGAAATTCGTGATATCCTGAACGCATTCGGCAGAAGAACGACCTGGTATGGATCGACGCTGGCGCCGTTGAGATGCTTCGCTCACATCATGGATCGCGACCTTGCCATTGCATTGCGCAATCGCGCAGACGCGATCGAACTCGGCACGAATCGACTGATGGACATCGAGGTCTTTAATGCTCTGGAACGAACTTCCCGCCGACTGTTAGCAGACATCGCGAACGCAACATTATTCGGCGATGAAATGCGCCCGAATGAATCGCATGAAGTCGCTCATTTTGTGATGCTCGGCTTTGGCCGATTCGGACAGACACTGGCTCTGCACCTGGGCGAACTGGCTCATTTTGAGAACGGCAAGCGTCTGAGACTGACCGTTGTTGATGACGATATCGAAAAGAAGGCGAAGGAATTCGCCGCAAAGAATCCTCGATTTGGTCCCGACCTGAATGCGATCCGCGAGTGGAATTTCAATGAAGATGCAGATCACTGGTCCTCCCGCATCTATCGACCCCTGGAACGCGTCCGACTATCGGACCAGGATGCTCCGCTGGGAATAGAATATGTGTGCAACATCCATTACGCGAAATACACGGAAGCCACTGACGAGAATTTCCTTGGTGAGATGGTCCCCGCAATTGAACGAAGAGGAGTGAAACCAGTCATTCTGGTTTGCTTCGAGGATGATCGTCGTAACTTTGCGACGGCCGAGCGACTGAATGCGAAACTCCGAACCATAGAAAAACGTTGTCCGATTTTCGTCTGGATTCCCAGACAGCGCGAACTGTCTCAGTTATTGACGGAGCAACGCACCAGCAAAGAACAGACTCTGTCGCGTAAAGGATGCGAACTGTTTCCTTTTGGCCAGTGCTACGGCAGTGTTTCGTACCTGGAAGTCACACAGGGCTGGACCGATTGGCTGGCCAGACTGATTCATTTGGTTTGGATGCAGAGCTCAGACAGCCGATTTGACTCTCACATTGCGAGTCTGCAGTCAGCCTGCAGCGCTACAAATCCGGGACCGGCATTTTCTCACCTGGATTGGCAATCCCTCGAGAAGACTGCTCGCGACATCTGGAACACCATCACCGAAGAAGACCGTGCGTCCAACCGATCGGCTGCCATCCACTCCGTGTTAAAGGCGGCCGCACTTGGTTATCGAATTGAGGGAGTTGCTGAGGACATCGCCGAAGGCAGTTCACTATCGCCGCTCGATGAAAGTACGAGTGAAAAGATCCGCATCATGGAGCACAATCGCTGGACTGCCGAACGCCTCATCAGCGGCTGGCGATACGACAAGACAAACAGCAAACTCAGGAAGACTCGCTGGCAAATTACTCCCTGGGAACACCTTTCACCCGAACTGCATGGAGCAAATCCGGAAAGTACCCCTGAAGCAGGACCCGCGACCGATGAACGCACAAAAGATCAGAAAATTGTGTCGCTGCTCATTGGGCTGCTCCATTCCGGGAAACTGAAGCATTCAGCCGCTGACCATAAAACGTCGACAAGCTTTGCCGCCATCGATTCAGGTGGTTGA
- a CDS encoding DUF420 domain-containing protein, with product MLNDGFLGYKTSFMLDFVVTALVVIVPCLLYSLWMVRVRKNYGLHRTMQLLLGIVLLVAVGAFEIDLQIVHGGWENIVAKQGLDDAAFAARIAEVRPWLWLHLVFAVTTPLLWIATIVLALKKFPNPPSPGPHSRLHQRLGWASTIDITMTSVTGLLFYYVAFVQ from the coding sequence ATGCTGAATGATGGATTTCTGGGATACAAGACATCATTCATGCTGGACTTCGTGGTCACAGCTTTGGTGGTTATTGTTCCCTGTCTGCTGTACAGCCTGTGGATGGTGCGTGTCCGCAAGAACTACGGCCTCCATCGAACGATGCAATTGCTGTTGGGAATTGTCCTCCTCGTGGCTGTGGGCGCCTTTGAAATTGACCTGCAAATCGTTCACGGCGGATGGGAAAACATTGTCGCAAAGCAGGGACTTGACGACGCAGCATTTGCGGCTCGCATTGCTGAGGTACGGCCGTGGCTGTGGCTGCATCTGGTGTTCGCGGTAACCACACCGCTGCTTTGGATTGCAACCATTGTGCTGGCTCTGAAGAAGTTTCCCAATCCTCCGTCGCCCGGACCACACAGCCGATTACATCAACGACTCGGCTGGGCTTCGACAATCGACATCACGATGACTTCTGTCACGGGGCTTTTGTTTTACTACGTTGCATTCGTCCAATAG
- a CDS encoding DegT/DnrJ/EryC1/StrS family aminotransferase — protein MSTPQTSSTGPGSAAESSPAVPFIDLVAQYQTIRTEVRDAVDHCFENQSFILGDEVALLEKEIAEYCDSRFAIGCASGTDALILALMALGVGRGDEVITSPFTFFASASSIHRVGARPVLVDIDPVTFNISPEAVERAITPRTKAIMPVHIFGQCAEMEPLWRLSTQYQIPIVEDAAQAIGAEYQGRRAGVLGTIGCFSFFPTKNLGGAGDGGIMTTDDPEIAARLRRLRVHGDKGGYHHVEVGYNSRLDAIQAAVLRVKLRYLDSWTAARNQNAARYAELLSNAAELPDLILPTVQPDRRHVFNQYTTRISGGQRDRVMQHLRSQQIGCAVYYPVPLHLQECFQYLGYRPGDLPVAEKAAAEVLSLPIYSELPAEHLERVVGGIYEAMAVRGTLPFPQVEEARRHAA, from the coding sequence ATGTCCACACCTCAAACTTCCTCCACTGGCCCCGGGTCAGCGGCGGAATCCAGCCCGGCTGTTCCTTTCATCGATCTTGTCGCACAGTATCAGACGATTCGTACGGAAGTGCGAGATGCGGTTGATCACTGCTTCGAAAACCAGTCCTTCATCCTTGGTGATGAAGTTGCTCTGCTCGAGAAGGAGATCGCGGAATACTGCGACTCTCGGTTTGCTATCGGCTGTGCCTCCGGAACAGACGCATTGATCCTCGCGTTGATGGCGCTGGGAGTCGGTCGCGGCGACGAAGTAATCACAAGTCCATTCACGTTCTTCGCCTCCGCCAGTTCCATTCATCGCGTTGGGGCCAGACCAGTCCTGGTCGATATTGACCCTGTCACGTTCAATATTTCCCCCGAGGCGGTGGAACGGGCGATTACGCCCAGAACCAAAGCCATTATGCCGGTCCACATCTTCGGGCAATGTGCTGAGATGGAACCGCTCTGGCGTCTGTCCACGCAGTATCAGATTCCAATTGTGGAAGATGCGGCTCAGGCAATTGGTGCTGAGTACCAGGGACGCCGTGCGGGTGTTCTTGGCACGATCGGATGTTTCAGCTTTTTCCCCACAAAGAATCTCGGCGGTGCCGGCGATGGCGGAATCATGACGACTGATGATCCCGAAATCGCAGCCCGGCTTCGGCGGCTTCGGGTTCACGGGGACAAGGGCGGGTATCACCATGTCGAAGTCGGATACAACAGTCGTCTGGACGCAATTCAGGCCGCAGTGCTGCGGGTCAAGCTGAGATATCTGGATTCGTGGACAGCTGCTCGTAATCAAAATGCTGCCCGTTATGCGGAACTCCTGTCGAATGCTGCAGAGTTACCGGATCTGATTCTGCCGACCGTTCAGCCGGATCGACGACACGTTTTCAACCAATACACCACGCGAATCTCAGGCGGCCAGCGTGACCGAGTGATGCAGCATCTGCGATCCCAGCAGATTGGATGTGCCGTCTATTATCCGGTGCCACTGCATCTGCAGGAGTGTTTCCAGTACCTGGGATACCGCCCGGGAGACTTGCCCGTCGCCGAAAAAGCTGCCGCGGAAGTGCTCTCATTGCCCATTTACTCTGAACTTCCGGCGGAGCATCTGGAGCGAGTGGTGGGCGGCATCTACGAAGCCATGGCCGTCCGGGGAACCCTTCCGTTTCCACAAGTGGAAGAGGCGCGCCGCCACGCAGCGTAG